Genomic segment of Saprospira sp. CCB-QB6:
GAATTAGAGCTGTTGGCGCTTTTCCGCGATTGGGATTATGAGTATCATCCAGATGCCGTGGCCCCAACCATTTTTGAAGATTGGTTCTATAACCTGCAGGCCTTCACTTATGATGAATTGGATGAGGCAGCCGCCCAAGGTATGGAACTGCATTATCCCGATGCTTGGCGCTTGCTTGGCTTGCTTAAGCGGGATACGACTTCTTTTATTTGGGACCAGGTCGGAACCAAAAAGCGAGAAACCGTAGAAGATATTGTTACCCTCTCTTTTAAAGAAACCCTGAATACCTTGCCCAAGAATAAAGCGGGCAAACCCATTTCTTGGGGCGAAATGAAGGCTACGGCACTTTATCACTTGGCCCGAATCGAGGAGTTTAGCGTGCTTAACCTTCCCGTAGGCGGAACCGCTGATGCGCTCAATGCCGTCAGCAATCGCTACGATTTTGCCGCTAGCCGCAAGGCCGATAGCCTAATTCATAAGGGCGGTTCTGCCGCGGGCCCCTCTTGGCGCATGATTGTCGAATTAGGCGATAAGAAACCTAAGGCACAAGCCATTTATCCCGGTGGCCAATCGGGGAATCCCGGTAGCCATTATTACGATAATATGGTGCAAGATTGGGCCGAAGGCCGCTACAACAAATTACATTACTTAGAATCTGCCGAAGAAGGAAAAGAGAATATCCGCATTCGCCAGCGTTTGCACTAAAAAAGACGATTTATTATGACTAGAGTATTATTAGGTGCCGCAGTGCTCTTTTTGCTCATCAGCATTTCTTTTTGGCTCTTTGCAAGCTGGTGGTGGGCCAATTTATTCTTCGCCATTATCATCGGTTTTGCCATGCAATTGGGCCTAGGTAGCAGCTTTTTGGCTGGGGCGGGTAGCAGCTTCCTTAGCTGGTTTGTCGCCATGTACTGGATCAATGCAGGCAATGGTGGCTTGCTCCTCCAAAAAATGCGGGCCGTTTTGGGCCTTCCCTTTGGCTCCGATACTGGCGTGATGCTTTTTATCGCTCTTCTCGGTGCCTTACTTGGCGGCCTAGGCTTCTTACTCGGTCAGTTGGGCCGAGATATTGCCACTGGCCCCATTGATGGCCGATCTAAACGCAGAAGAAGAGGACGCAAACGATCTGCTGCTACTTTCAAGATTTAATTTTTTTGGGGCTGCCCCGCCCTTCGGGCGGGTCGGGCTGTGTCGCAGCTCGCAGGTCGCTCGGCCCTTCAGCGCTAAAGCGCTTCGGTCTGGCCCTGCGGGCCACTGCTGTCCATCCCTCAGCCAAGTCGCTGCGCTCCTTTGCGGCGGCTTTGCCGCCTGTCCACCGCAAAATGGACCAAAACACTACTTTCCAGAACCTAGTTTTTAACTAACATACATTATGAGTACAGAAAAAAAAGCCCACAAATCGGGCTTTGTCAATATTGTGGGCCATCCCAATGTCGGGAAATCTACCCTGATGAATGCCTTGGTTGGCGAACGGATGTCGATTATTACCAATAAGCCCCAAACAACTCGCCACCGCATCTTGGGCATTGTCTCTGAGGAGGATTACCAAATTGTGTTTAGCGACACCCCCGGCCTTATCCAAGATCCTAGCTATAAAATGCAGGAGCGCATGAATGAGTATGTCAAATCTACCCTAGAGGATAGCGATTTGATGTTACTCGTGGCCGATGCAACCGAAAAGATTTCAGATGAATCAGCCATTTTTGAGCTTTTGGCTAAGCTTAAAGCTCCCGTTTTCTTGCTGCTCAACAAAATTGATTTGCTCCCGCCTAAAGAACAATTGGAGCAGTTGGCCGCTTGGAGTAAAAAACTCGATTTTGCCGAGCTGATTCCCATTTCAGCCCTCAATCGCATCAATACGGATTTGGTCCTGGAGAAAGTAATTGAACGCATGCCCGAAGGTCCTATTTATTATCCGAAAGAACAGTTTACCGACCGCCCAGAGCGCTTCTTTATTTCCGAAATTATCCGAGAAAAGATTTTGCTCAATTATCATCAAGAGATTCCTTACTCAGTAGAAGTAGTGGTAGAAGCCTTCCAAGAAGAACCCGATATTACCCGCATTTTGGCTAATATTTATGTGGCCAGAAAAACGCAAAAAGGTATTCTAATTGGAAAAGGAGGCCAAGCCATTAAGCGCTTGGGCCAAGACTCCCGTCTCGCTATTCAAGAGTTTTTGCAGACCAAAGTATACCTAGAATTGCACGTAAAGATCAAAGACAATTGGCGAGATGATGAGCGCAGTCTGAATTATTTTGGTTACACGTCTTAATCCATTAAAGCTCCTTGAAAGGGCTTGTATATGGGCTTTTGCCTAAAAAGTAGGTAAAGTCCCTAATCTTATTTTTTTTGCCCATAAAACTAGGATAATGCTTGAGAGTTTGCTTAAATTTGCGTACTATTATACCTGAAAGTAGAATATACGATACGACTATCTCCAAGATAAATCCTGCAGTTTTATGGAACAACTGACACTGAGTTTCAAAAATATCATTCGCCAAAGGTGCGAGGCCCAAGGCCAGCTCCTCTTAGCCGATTTGCTTGAAAAAGCGGCTAAGCAAGAGTTTGTACAATTGGCAACTGCTCTCCCCGCAGAAAATGTACAGCTTCATTGGCAAGAGTTTAAGCAAGCTCGTTTGGCCCAAACGGCCTTTAGAGAATTGCGCTCTGCCCAATTACAATCTTATCCTTTTCAGTATCTCGGCTATTTCCAATTAGGGGAAGAAGCAGAGGCTTTGCCTTTTGGAGAAGAACAATTCTCGGCGAGTTTGCAGGCTCGTCCCGTTTTTGTCCAATCTGATGCAGCTGCAAAGGCTTGTAATATGAGTTGGTTGTTGGAGCTGCTCACGCAAACGGAAAAGGTAGCTGCTGATCCTCAGCGCCAAGACCAATTGTTTTGGGAAGAAGGACCAGCAGGAAGCCAGCAACTGCGTATAGAGCGGAAGCATGGAAATCAGAAGGAAGTGCAGATTATTCGTTTCAATAACAACTATTCGACCGTGAGCTGGCAGCATCAAATTGAGCTGAGCTAGCCTACTGGTCCAGCTAACACGCTTATGAGTTTAAAAGCCTATTACGAAACAGTAGAAGCCGCTATCGCTAAATTGGGCATTGATCCCGTTTCGAGCCGAGGAAAAGAAAAAGAGGGCCTTTGGACCCTAACCAAGAAGGACATTATGGTCTGGATTGACCTTTGGGAAATCGAAAGAGAAGGCCGGCCCTATTTCCAAGTGATGTCTCCGCTTTTTCATGTTCCAGAAAATGCAGAACTTCGCAATGAGCTCTTTGCCGAATTGCTTCAAATCAATGACCGCCTTTATGGGGGCGTTGCTTTTACGACCTTCAAAAACTGGATTTATCTCAAGATTATCCGCGAGGCAGACGGACTTTCTGTAGATGAGGCCCACGCTAGTATTATGCGCGTAGGCAGTTATGCAGAGCGACATGGAGAAGCGCTCTCAAATAAATTTAATATCGAAATAGCTCGATTTAATAAATAGGACGAGCTGGTCTAAAAGAAAAGGGAAGCTGTGAATTTTCACAGCTTCCCTTTTTGCGTTTTGGGCGGCGCAGCCGCCCCGGCCGAAGGCCGAACGGCCTAGCGATGTGCAGCAGTGGCCGCAGGCCAGACCAAGGCGGCTTTGCCGCCACAGGGCCGAGCGAATAGCGAGCTGCGGAACGTAGCGCCGCAAGGCGAAGCCGCAGCGGAGGCCCCAAATCTTAATCTAGTTCTTCAAAATCAATATATTCGCCATCATTGCGAGGCTTTTGTTTTTGTTCCTGCTTCTGTTGGCGGGGGGGATGGCCTTGAGTGCCAAACTCTTGTTCGTTAACATATTGGCCCTGGCCTTGTTGTTGGGCCTGCATTTGTTGTTGGAACATCCGCATAAATTGTTCTTGTGGGCTAAGTGGTCGTTC
This window contains:
- a CDS encoding DUF4834 family protein, whose protein sequence is MQTLFLLFFAYLVYRFLIKPVFLAPPKQERPLSPQEQFMRMFQQQMQAQQQGQGQYVNEQEFGTQGHPPRQQKQEQKQKPRNDGEYIDFEELD
- a CDS encoding YbjN domain-containing protein; the encoded protein is MSLKAYYETVEAAIAKLGIDPVSSRGKEKEGLWTLTKKDIMVWIDLWEIEREGRPYFQVMSPLFHVPENAELRNELFAELLQINDRLYGGVAFTTFKNWIYLKIIREADGLSVDEAHASIMRVGSYAERHGEALSNKFNIEIARFNK
- the era gene encoding GTPase Era, translated to MSTEKKAHKSGFVNIVGHPNVGKSTLMNALVGERMSIITNKPQTTRHRILGIVSEEDYQIVFSDTPGLIQDPSYKMQERMNEYVKSTLEDSDLMLLVADATEKISDESAIFELLAKLKAPVFLLLNKIDLLPPKEQLEQLAAWSKKLDFAELIPISALNRINTDLVLEKVIERMPEGPIYYPKEQFTDRPERFFISEIIREKILLNYHQEIPYSVEVVVEAFQEEPDITRILANIYVARKTQKGILIGKGGQAIKRLGQDSRLAIQEFLQTKVYLELHVKIKDNWRDDERSLNYFGYTS